In one bacterium CG_4_10_14_0_2_um_filter_33_32 genomic region, the following are encoded:
- a CDS encoding HAD family hydrolase, which produces MNDAQKIIDFIHYTEKLKTELRLASKSDKCRESVADHTWRLSLMLILVVPKLGIKVDHLKILKMAIIHDVVEIEAKDIPRLESIVSSRLSNDIKLKEKAAINNIKKMLGDSGQEIFDLWNEFDEYKTNEAKALRFLDKLEGQLQFLTEDVTTFTKYNKEAIQKIIDETKELSKVDPFLTELDNLTLQERKERIKL; this is translated from the coding sequence ATGAATGATGCTCAAAAAATAATTGATTTTATACACTATACGGAAAAGCTTAAAACAGAATTACGCTTAGCGTCAAAAAGCGATAAGTGTCGAGAAAGTGTTGCAGATCATACTTGGCGGTTATCGCTAATGCTAATATTGGTTGTTCCAAAATTAGGTATTAAGGTTGACCACCTCAAAATTCTAAAGATGGCAATTATTCATGATGTTGTTGAAATTGAGGCAAAGGATATACCTCGATTAGAATCAATAGTCAGTAGCAGGCTTAGCAATGATATTAAATTAAAGGAGAAGGCAGCGATAAATAATATCAAAAAAATGCTTGGGGATTCTGGTCAGGAAATCTTTGATTTATGGAATGAATTTGATGAATATAAAACCAATGAAGCCAAAGCACTTAGATTTCTTGATAAATTAGAAGGTCAGCTACAGTTTCTTACGGAAGACGTTACAACATTTACAAAATATAATAAGGAAGCAATTCAAAAAATAATAGATGAAACAAAAGAACTATCTAAAGTTGATCCTTTTTTAACAGAACTTGATAATCTAACTTTACAAGAACGAAAGGAAAGAATTAAATTATAA